From the Sphingomonas mesophila genome, one window contains:
- a CDS encoding metal-dependent hydrolase family protein, protein MLRSLFLVAAGSLHAAALAAPTYIHAGRLMDVPGKPVRGASTIVVDAGRIVSVQAGHVDPPAGAALVDLRDKMVLPGLIDSHVHLNSDRAGQEGAISLVTESVQLRTLEAVVNGRKTLEAGFTTVRNLGGTPAIAALKEASSRKWVQAPRIVDAASGIATTSGHGDGRLGINEELFENRPPPENICDGIDECRKMTRRQIGRGADVIKIATTGGVNSRIAAGLGKQMFDDETRAIVETARLYGKKVAAHAHGADGIVSALRAGVSSIEHGTMLDEEGIKLFRRTGAYYVPTLSTVNGYLERIAANPNAYPPEVRAKIDWRIGITGQALRKAYPAGVKIAFGTDAGSIL, encoded by the coding sequence ATGTTGAGAAGCTTGTTTCTGGTGGCCGCCGGGAGCCTGCACGCTGCCGCACTTGCCGCGCCGACCTACATCCACGCCGGGCGGCTGATGGACGTTCCCGGCAAGCCGGTGCGCGGCGCATCGACAATCGTGGTCGATGCCGGGCGGATCGTGTCGGTTCAGGCCGGCCACGTCGATCCGCCGGCCGGGGCGGCGCTGGTCGATCTGCGTGACAAGATGGTGCTGCCCGGCCTGATCGATTCTCACGTCCACCTCAACAGCGACCGTGCCGGCCAGGAGGGCGCCATTTCCTTGGTCACCGAGAGCGTCCAGCTGCGCACGCTCGAAGCGGTGGTGAATGGTCGAAAAACGCTCGAGGCCGGCTTCACCACCGTTCGCAACCTTGGCGGCACCCCGGCCATCGCGGCGCTCAAGGAGGCCAGTTCGCGCAAATGGGTGCAGGCGCCGCGCATCGTCGACGCCGCTTCGGGCATCGCCACCACCTCGGGCCACGGTGACGGTCGGCTTGGGATCAACGAGGAATTATTCGAAAATCGCCCGCCGCCTGAAAACATCTGCGACGGCATCGACGAGTGCCGCAAGATGACTCGCCGACAGATCGGCCGCGGTGCCGACGTCATCAAGATCGCCACTACCGGCGGCGTCAACAGCCGCATCGCGGCCGGCCTTGGCAAGCAGATGTTCGACGACGAGACGCGCGCAATCGTCGAGACTGCGCGGCTCTACGGCAAGAAGGTTGCTGCCCACGCCCACGGCGCCGACGGCATCGTCTCCGCGCTTCGCGCCGGCGTGTCGTCCATCGAGCATGGCACCATGCTAGACGAGGAGGGCATCAAATTGTTCAGGCGGACCGGCGCTTATTATGTGCCGACTTTGTCGACCGTGAACGGCTATCTGGAGCGGATTGCCGCCAATCCCAACGCGTATCCGCCCGAGGTCCGGGCCAAGATCGACTGGCGCATCGGCATTACCGGCCAAGCGCTGCGCAAGGCCTATCCGGCCGGGGTCAAGATCGCGTTTGGGACCGACGCCGGGTCGATTTTGTGA